Proteins encoded together in one Gemmatimonadaceae bacterium window:
- a CDS encoding Ig-like domain-containing protein codes for MLATHPPRLLRLGVLCGLLALGGVTCTESPASPGLAHGETAVLRFAPSFSAATAALYAGLGSFGLTVNNVHVHIDHPPAPAFDTVVVVPAGADSLPLALPVVLNGPSEVLTVQVELRDGAQVLFSGTQTVLATAGLTSGPPPAVVIAYVGPGADATQLTIAPRDTAIGITGGVQYRFDARNAQNVPDPGVTVAWSVADGTVGTIASGGAFTPTGKEGRTFVVGATINGLRDSTTITVTAPPTQLMVISGGGQSAAAGAPLALPLVVEARTAAGTPVPGVAVTFTPPASGAVDPATMVTDLTGRAQTVMTLGHSAGTQTFGATAPGLTGASATETATAGAATMLVKVSGDAQTDTANAALPVPFVVRITDTFGNPVGGAMVDWARIAGGGTLSAASSSSDSTGMARVSYTLGATAGTDTITATIHGVPASAALFTATVGARAVSIAIVSGDGQSAAAASALANPLVVRVLDSHGNGVAGVTVGWTVAAGGGAVSPASSTTDSTGAAQATLVLGPAPGLNTVTAQVDPSISVTFSATGTAPSLTLVPGFMEPGAFGPSARPARSGRPIL; via the coding sequence ATGCTGGCCACTCATCCGCCACGCCTGCTGCGACTCGGCGTTCTCTGCGGTCTCCTCGCGCTCGGCGGGGTGACGTGCACGGAATCGCCCGCGAGCCCCGGCCTCGCGCACGGGGAAACCGCCGTGCTGCGGTTCGCCCCGAGCTTCTCGGCGGCCACGGCGGCGCTCTACGCGGGGCTGGGCAGCTTCGGGCTGACGGTGAACAACGTGCACGTGCACATCGACCATCCTCCCGCGCCGGCGTTCGACACGGTGGTGGTGGTCCCGGCGGGCGCCGACTCACTACCGCTCGCCCTTCCGGTGGTGCTCAACGGGCCCAGTGAAGTCCTCACGGTGCAGGTCGAACTGCGCGACGGCGCCCAGGTGCTGTTTTCGGGCACCCAGACCGTGTTGGCGACGGCAGGATTGACCTCGGGCCCGCCGCCCGCGGTCGTGATCGCCTACGTCGGCCCTGGCGCCGACGCCACGCAGCTCACGATCGCGCCGCGTGATACGGCAATTGGTATAACCGGCGGCGTCCAGTACCGGTTCGACGCGCGGAACGCCCAGAACGTGCCGGACCCGGGCGTGACCGTGGCCTGGAGCGTGGCCGACGGCACGGTCGGAACGATCGCGTCGGGCGGAGCGTTCACCCCCACCGGCAAGGAAGGGCGCACGTTCGTGGTGGGCGCCACGATCAACGGGCTGCGAGACTCGACCACGATCACCGTCACCGCTCCGCCTACCCAATTGATGGTGATCAGCGGCGGCGGCCAGAGCGCGGCAGCGGGAGCCCCGTTGGCCCTGCCGCTCGTCGTCGAAGCGCGTACGGCCGCAGGTACGCCGGTTCCCGGCGTCGCGGTGACGTTCACGCCCCCGGCGAGCGGCGCCGTGGATCCGGCCACCATGGTCACCGACCTCACGGGCCGGGCGCAGACCGTCATGACGTTGGGCCACAGCGCCGGCACGCAGACCTTCGGGGCAACCGCGCCCGGACTCACCGGCGCCAGCGCGACCGAGACGGCCACCGCGGGGGCCGCCACCATGTTGGTCAAAGTCTCGGGCGACGCGCAAACCGACACGGCAAACGCCGCGCTCCCCGTGCCTTTCGTCGTGCGGATCACCGACACGTTCGGCAATCCCGTGGGCGGCGCCATGGTGGATTGGGCACGGATAGCCGGTGGTGGCACCCTGTCGGCGGCGAGTTCCTCGTCCGACAGCACCGGGATGGCGCGGGTGAGCTATACCCTTGGCGCGACCGCGGGCACGGACACGATCACAGCCACCATTCACGGGGTGCCGGCGTCCGCGGCGCTGTTCACGGCCACGGTCGGCGCGCGCGCGGTGTCGATCGCGATCGTATCGGGTGACGGGCAATCCGCGGCGGCCGCCTCGGCCCTCGCCAACCCGCTGGTCGTCCGCGTGCTCGACAGCCACGGCAACGGGGTGGCCGGCGTGACGGTGGGGTGGACCGTGGCCGCCGGCGGGGGCGCGGTCTCGCCCGCCTCGTCCACCACGGACAGCACGGGCGCCGCGCAGGCCACACTCGTGCTCGGGCCCGCGCCCGGCCTCAACACCGTTACGGCACAGGTGGACCCGTCGATCAGCGTGACGTTCTCCGCGACGGGCACCGCCCCGAGCCTCACGCTGGTCCCCGGCTTCATGGAGCCGGGTGCGTTCGGGCCAAGCGCTCGGCCGGCCCGCAGTGGTCGGCCTATCTTATAA
- the larE gene encoding ATP-dependent sacrificial sulfur transferase LarE, whose translation MTEHAASRAAAVDRELTLLAWLRNTGRLAIGFSGGVDSAYLACVAVETLGAKSVLAVIGRSASYPAAQWVTARRVADDFGVPVLEIDTDELHDPRYTANPVDRCYFCKTELWTRLIPAAQERGFDVVADGTNADDRGDYRPGARAGREHAVHSPLAEAGMTKADIRERSRARGIPTWEQPSSPCLSSRLPYGTAVTIERLRQVEVAEDQLRQLGVVGDLRVRHHGETARVEIAARELPRWLVAEREAEVRFAVRAAGFREVVIDPRGYRSGSLNILAGVSDATPTDEHPHSSTPRES comes from the coding sequence ATGACCGAACACGCAGCGAGTAGGGCCGCCGCCGTGGACCGCGAGCTGACCCTCCTGGCCTGGCTCCGCAACACGGGGCGCTTGGCCATCGGATTCAGCGGGGGAGTGGATTCGGCGTACCTGGCGTGCGTGGCCGTGGAGACGCTGGGTGCCAAGTCGGTGCTCGCCGTGATCGGCCGCAGTGCGTCCTACCCCGCCGCGCAATGGGTCACGGCGCGACGCGTGGCCGACGATTTCGGGGTGCCGGTGCTCGAGATCGACACCGATGAGCTGCACGACCCGCGGTACACCGCCAATCCGGTGGACCGCTGCTACTTCTGCAAGACGGAGCTGTGGACGCGGCTCATTCCGGCGGCGCAGGAGCGCGGGTTCGACGTCGTGGCCGACGGCACCAACGCCGACGACCGAGGGGACTACCGGCCGGGCGCGCGCGCGGGCCGCGAGCACGCGGTACACTCGCCGCTCGCCGAGGCGGGAATGACCAAGGCCGACATCCGCGAACGGTCGCGGGCGCGGGGCATCCCCACCTGGGAGCAACCGTCGTCGCCCTGCCTGTCGTCGCGGCTGCCCTACGGCACGGCGGTCACGATCGAGCGGTTGCGCCAGGTGGAGGTGGCCGAGGACCAGCTGCGCCAGCTTGGCGTGGTGGGCGATCTGCGTGTGCGGCACCACGGCGAGACGGCGCGCGTGGAGATCGCCGCCCGCGAACTGCCGCGCTGGCTGGTGGCGGAGCGCGAGGCCGAGGTGCGCTTCGCCGTGCGGGCCGCGGGGTTCCGTGAGGTCGTGATCGATCCGCGCGGCTACCGCTCGGGTTCGCTCAATATCCTGGCCGGCGTGTCGGACGCAACGCCGACCGATGAACACCCCCACTCCTCAACGCCCCGGGAATCCTGA
- a CDS encoding sigma-54 dependent transcriptional regulator: protein MSRRILIVDDEQGVRAALAQLLEFEGYEVRGVGNAGDGIAEYKRWRPQLVFLDVKMAGMDGLEALRRLRELDPAAVVVMISGHATIQTAVEATQLGAYDILEKPLDTDRILVTLRNALSHLALHEENTRLRETIESRYEIVGRSAAVRAVIEKIDRVAGTPARVLITGENGTGKELVARAIHRRSARASGPFVEVNCAAIPGELIESELFGHMKGSFTGATADRAGKFEQANRGTLFLDEVGDMSLAAQAKVLRVLQDGMVTRIGGAKPISVDVRILAATNKHLEAEIAEGRFREDLFYRLNVVPLHVPALRERREDIPLLVAHFVSVLTEREGVLPRDVDPAGMALLAARDWPGNVRELRNTIERLLILSAGPRVTAGDIERLVGTDGGAPTGPAMGSVMESRTYEEFKRASEQVFLLAKLRAYDWNVSETARALEMPRSNLYKKIERYGLSREIAD, encoded by the coding sequence ATGAGCCGGCGCATTCTCATCGTCGATGACGAGCAGGGCGTGCGCGCCGCGCTCGCGCAGCTGCTCGAGTTCGAGGGGTACGAGGTGCGGGGGGTGGGCAACGCCGGCGACGGGATCGCCGAGTACAAGCGGTGGCGGCCCCAACTCGTGTTCCTCGACGTGAAGATGGCGGGGATGGACGGGCTCGAAGCGCTGCGGCGTCTTCGCGAACTCGATCCGGCGGCAGTGGTCGTGATGATCAGCGGGCATGCCACGATCCAGACGGCGGTCGAGGCCACGCAGCTCGGCGCCTACGACATTCTCGAGAAGCCGCTCGATACCGACCGCATTCTCGTGACCCTGCGCAACGCGCTGTCGCACCTCGCGCTGCACGAGGAGAACACGCGGCTGCGCGAGACGATCGAGTCGCGGTACGAGATCGTCGGGCGGTCGGCTGCCGTGCGCGCCGTGATCGAGAAGATCGACCGGGTGGCCGGCACGCCGGCGCGGGTGCTGATCACCGGAGAGAATGGCACCGGCAAGGAACTGGTGGCCCGTGCCATCCACCGGCGGTCGGCGCGGGCGTCCGGGCCGTTCGTCGAGGTCAACTGCGCGGCCATCCCGGGGGAATTGATCGAGAGCGAACTGTTCGGGCACATGAAGGGGTCGTTCACCGGCGCCACGGCCGACCGGGCCGGCAAATTCGAGCAGGCCAACCGGGGCACGCTGTTTCTGGACGAGGTCGGCGACATGAGCCTCGCCGCCCAAGCGAAAGTGCTGCGCGTGCTCCAGGATGGCATGGTCACGCGGATCGGCGGCGCGAAGCCGATTTCGGTGGACGTGCGCATCCTGGCCGCCACGAACAAGCACCTGGAAGCGGAGATCGCAGAAGGGCGGTTCCGCGAGGACCTGTTCTATCGCCTGAACGTCGTGCCGCTGCACGTGCCGGCGCTGCGCGAGCGGCGGGAAGACATCCCGCTGCTCGTGGCGCACTTCGTCTCCGTGCTCACCGAGCGGGAGGGGGTGCTGCCTCGCGACGTCGACCCGGCCGGGATGGCCCTCTTGGCCGCCCGCGACTGGCCGGGCAATGTCCGCGAGTTGCGCAACACGATCGAGCGGCTGCTGATTCTCTCGGCGGGCCCTCGCGTGACGGCCGGCGACATCGAGCGGTTGGTGGGGACGGACGGGGGCGCGCCGACGGGGCCGGCGATGGGCTCCGTCATGGAGAGCCGGACCTACGAGGAATTCAAGCGCGCGTCGGAGCAGGTGTTCCTGCTCGCGAAGCTGCGGGCGTACGACTGGAACGTGTCGGAAACGGCGCGAGCACTCGAGATGCCGCGCTCCAACCTGTACAAGAAGATCGAGCGGTACGGGCTGAGCCGCGAAATCGCGGACTGA
- a CDS encoding DUF6789 family protein, with the protein MDTKRAAAAGLIATGAMTALLMVEPSIGLPQIAMGETLSSTMTAISSHTAVGPAGGWLVDFVVGILFAMFYAAYLEHRLPGTPFLRGLLFGCVVFVLAQLIFAPLSGNGLFSHGDVEMLVGGLLGHLVYGGVVGYVYGGAGALPETASGR; encoded by the coding sequence ATGGACACCAAGCGTGCCGCCGCCGCGGGCCTCATCGCAACCGGTGCGATGACGGCTCTCCTGATGGTCGAACCCTCCATCGGGCTCCCGCAGATCGCGATGGGAGAGACGCTGAGCAGCACGATGACCGCGATCTCCTCGCACACCGCGGTCGGTCCGGCCGGGGGATGGCTGGTGGACTTCGTGGTGGGCATCCTGTTCGCGATGTTCTACGCCGCCTATCTGGAACACCGGCTCCCAGGCACGCCGTTTCTGCGCGGGCTGCTCTTCGGGTGCGTCGTGTTCGTGCTGGCTCAACTGATATTCGCACCGCTCTCGGGGAACGGCCTGTTCTCCCACGGCGACGTCGAAATGCTGGTGGGCGGACTGCTCGGACACCTCGTATACGGCGGCGTGGTCGGCTATGTCTACGGCGGTGCCGGGGCGCTCCCGGAGACCGCAAGCGGCCGATAA
- a CDS encoding ABC transporter ATP-binding protein translates to MTTTTPAIETRELRKVFGSQVAVRSLSLHVPRGQIFGFLGPNGAGKSTSIKMLLGLVRPTAGTAFVLGAPVGDVDIRRRIGFLPEDFRFYEWLTATELVRLHGRLCGMSAARLRTRVGEVLDMVGLAPHRHRTLRGFSKGMLQRIGLAQALVHEPDLIFLDEPTSGLDPMGRRMVRDLLRAERERGATVFLNSHLLSEIEVTCDHVAFIKDGEVVANRDLATAWQDEVRVVVHAHHVSDGAMAGLVQWASAPRLEGDQLQFSVATEDVLPDVVRHLVGAGADVFRVTPEHISLEEVFVTLVGEDRGL, encoded by the coding sequence GTGACCACCACCACCCCCGCCATCGAGACGCGCGAACTCCGCAAGGTGTTCGGCTCGCAGGTGGCCGTGCGCAGCCTCTCGCTCCATGTGCCGCGCGGACAGATCTTCGGATTCCTCGGCCCCAACGGCGCCGGCAAGAGTACCTCGATCAAGATGCTCCTCGGCCTCGTGCGCCCCACTGCCGGAACGGCGTTCGTGCTCGGCGCGCCGGTGGGCGACGTGGACATTCGTCGCCGGATCGGCTTCCTGCCCGAAGACTTTCGCTTCTATGAATGGCTCACCGCCACCGAGCTGGTGCGGCTGCACGGGCGCTTGTGCGGCATGAGCGCCGCGCGCCTGCGCACCAGGGTCGGCGAGGTGCTCGACATGGTGGGCCTCGCCCCGCACCGCCACCGGACGCTGCGCGGGTTCTCCAAGGGCATGCTCCAGCGCATCGGGCTGGCCCAGGCGCTGGTCCACGAGCCGGACCTCATCTTTCTCGACGAACCGACGTCGGGACTCGATCCGATGGGCCGGCGCATGGTGCGCGATCTGCTGCGCGCCGAGCGGGAGCGCGGCGCGACGGTGTTTCTCAATTCGCACCTACTGAGCGAGATCGAGGTCACCTGCGACCACGTCGCGTTCATCAAGGATGGCGAGGTCGTCGCCAATCGCGACCTCGCCACGGCCTGGCAGGACGAGGTCCGCGTGGTCGTCCACGCGCACCACGTCTCCGACGGCGCGATGGCCGGCCTGGTCCAGTGGGCGTCGGCGCCGCGGCTGGAGGGCGATCAACTCCAATTCAGCGTGGCGACGGAGGACGTCCTGCCCGACGTCGTGCGACATCTCGTGGGGGCCGGCGCGGACGTTTTCCGCGTGACGCCCGAACACATCTCGCTCGAAGAGGTGTTCGTGACGCTGGTCGGGGAGGATCGGGGACTATGA
- a CDS encoding YifB family Mg chelatase-like AAA ATPase, with translation MLAAIRSAAVLGIDAYDVTVEVDVSPGLPQWSIVGLASSSVKESRERVIAAVANSGLALPPRRVTVGLSPADVHKTGAAFDLPIAIGLLSALGVVPDTIAQRLVVLGELGLDGSVRAVRGLLPVARRLASHGAGRTLVLPRDNVAEAALAGGVPLCAPESLPQLVEWLRAGALPAPAVPALVAPVGIEPADFSDVVGQESAKRALEIAAAGGHNVLLVGPPGAGKTMLARRLPTILPALTNEEALQVTAIHSVAGLTNGNGAWCGVRPFRAPHHTISTAGLVGGGSTPRPGEVSLAHHGVLFLDEMPEFPRYVLEALRQPMEDGRVVIARAMQAVSFPARFTLVGAMNPCPCGHHGSTGPQPCVCAESEVQRYRGRLSGPLLDRIDMHVTVGPVPMHLLGEDVSRGGDASAAIRARVDGARIRQRRRYQDTDHWQCNAHAAGGWLDRRGGLGREARQVLTSAADALRLSARAYHRVIKVARTIADLAGDEAVAPPHVAEALRYRPRLQ, from the coding sequence ATGCTTGCCGCCATTCGCTCGGCCGCCGTACTCGGCATCGACGCCTATGACGTCACCGTCGAGGTGGACGTATCGCCCGGGTTGCCGCAATGGAGCATCGTTGGCCTCGCGTCCAGCTCGGTCAAGGAGAGTCGCGAACGGGTGATCGCGGCGGTGGCCAATTCGGGACTTGCGCTCCCGCCGCGGCGCGTGACGGTGGGGCTCTCGCCGGCCGACGTTCACAAGACGGGCGCAGCATTCGACCTCCCGATCGCCATCGGGCTACTCTCCGCGCTCGGCGTCGTGCCCGATACGATCGCGCAGCGGCTCGTCGTCCTCGGCGAATTGGGACTGGACGGGAGTGTGCGCGCGGTGCGGGGGCTCCTGCCGGTGGCGCGCCGGTTGGCATCCCACGGCGCAGGGCGCACGCTCGTCCTGCCGCGCGACAATGTCGCCGAGGCGGCGCTGGCCGGCGGCGTGCCGCTGTGCGCCCCCGAGTCGCTGCCGCAGCTCGTGGAATGGCTGCGCGCCGGCGCCCTGCCGGCGCCGGCGGTGCCCGCGCTCGTCGCGCCCGTGGGCATCGAGCCGGCTGATTTCAGCGACGTCGTTGGGCAGGAGAGCGCCAAGCGCGCGCTGGAAATTGCCGCGGCGGGCGGGCACAACGTGCTGCTCGTCGGCCCGCCCGGCGCGGGCAAGACCATGCTCGCCCGCCGCTTGCCCACCATCCTGCCAGCGCTCACGAACGAAGAGGCACTCCAGGTCACGGCCATCCACTCCGTGGCCGGGCTGACCAACGGCAACGGCGCGTGGTGCGGCGTTCGGCCCTTCCGCGCACCGCATCACACGATTTCCACGGCCGGACTCGTCGGCGGCGGAAGCACGCCGCGTCCCGGCGAGGTCAGCCTGGCGCACCACGGCGTGCTATTCCTGGACGAGATGCCGGAATTTCCCCGCTACGTGCTCGAGGCGCTGCGACAGCCCATGGAGGACGGGCGCGTGGTGATCGCCCGAGCCATGCAGGCGGTGTCGTTCCCGGCCCGATTCACGCTGGTCGGTGCGATGAACCCCTGTCCCTGCGGCCACCACGGGTCCACCGGCCCGCAGCCTTGCGTGTGCGCGGAGAGCGAGGTGCAGCGGTACCGGGGGCGGTTGTCCGGGCCGCTGCTCGACCGCATCGACATGCACGTGACCGTCGGCCCGGTGCCGATGCACCTGTTGGGGGAGGATGTGAGCCGGGGCGGCGACGCGTCGGCAGCGATCCGTGCCCGCGTGGATGGTGCCCGAATCCGCCAGCGCCGACGCTACCAGGATACCGATCACTGGCAATGCAACGCGCACGCGGCCGGGGGCTGGCTGGATCGCCGTGGTGGACTCGGGCGCGAGGCGCGCCAGGTCCTGACGAGTGCGGCCGACGCGCTGCGGTTGTCGGCCCGCGCGTACCACCGCGTGATCAAAGTGGCGCGTACGATCGCCGATCTGGCGGGCGACGAGGCGGTGGCGCCCCCGCACGTGGCCGAAGCGCTACGGTACCGGCCGCGCCTGCAGTAG
- a CDS encoding c-type cytochrome: protein MGLFTVLPRLALAAAMAAGGGKHPAAALPGPAALPDTGAMVAHPLPAATALSDPDDAKVTAAMVDAGRGIFHGQGGCFACHGASLQGSAVAPPLDKHGKPWLAAKGGSFAAILQVVTHGVPGTIMVAHPNGISDAIAAEVAAYVWAVNHKGAKP, encoded by the coding sequence ATGGGACTGTTCACCGTGCTTCCCCGACTTGCGCTCGCCGCCGCCATGGCGGCCGGCGGTGGGAAGCACCCTGCGGCCGCGTTGCCGGGGCCGGCCGCCCTGCCTGACACGGGAGCGATGGTTGCGCACCCCCTACCGGCGGCCACCGCACTGTCTGACCCTGACGACGCGAAAGTGACGGCGGCCATGGTGGATGCGGGACGTGGTATCTTTCACGGACAGGGCGGCTGCTTCGCCTGCCACGGAGCAAGCCTCCAGGGATCGGCCGTTGCGCCGCCTCTCGACAAGCACGGCAAGCCCTGGCTTGCGGCCAAGGGAGGGAGCTTCGCCGCCATCCTGCAAGTCGTCACGCACGGTGTTCCGGGTACGATCATGGTCGCACACCCCAACGGCATCAGCGACGCCATCGCCGCTGAGGTCGCTGCGTACGTGTGGGCCGTCAACCATAAAGGAGCCAAACCATGA
- a CDS encoding ABC transporter permease yields the protein MAGVTLREAVRRKILWTALIAGALLLAVFAVAMHLQVVEFQGRAMSPFVRYQVEAGMLMIGLYTCDLLAVVLTILTSIDTLAGEISSGTIQAIATKPIARWQILVGKYLGFVGMIVAYVAVTFGATIWVAHATTGMLPLHPVRGLVLIVFECVLALALTFLFGTWFSTLTNGVLVLGLQGVAFMGGWLEQVSGFSQSVHIVTLGIASSLVMPGESLWRRAAYEMQTPLAGSLSFSPFANVSIPSLVAVAYAGIYLAVALGIAIYHFQRRDL from the coding sequence ATGGCTGGCGTCACGCTGCGCGAGGCGGTGCGCCGGAAGATTCTGTGGACGGCGCTCATCGCGGGGGCCTTGCTGCTCGCCGTGTTCGCGGTGGCCATGCATCTGCAGGTGGTGGAATTCCAGGGCCGCGCGATGTCGCCCTTCGTGCGCTATCAGGTCGAGGCCGGCATGCTCATGATCGGCCTCTACACCTGCGATCTCTTGGCCGTCGTGCTCACGATCCTCACCTCGATCGACACGCTGGCCGGCGAGATCAGCTCGGGCACCATTCAGGCCATCGCCACCAAGCCCATCGCGCGGTGGCAGATCCTCGTCGGCAAGTACCTCGGGTTCGTGGGCATGATCGTGGCGTACGTCGCGGTCACATTCGGCGCCACGATCTGGGTGGCCCACGCCACGACCGGCATGCTGCCGCTGCACCCAGTGCGCGGCTTGGTCCTCATCGTATTCGAGTGCGTGTTGGCCCTGGCCCTCACCTTTCTGTTCGGCACCTGGTTCTCCACGCTCACCAACGGCGTGCTCGTGCTGGGCCTGCAGGGGGTGGCCTTCATGGGCGGCTGGCTCGAACAGGTGAGCGGATTTTCGCAGAGCGTGCACATCGTGACGCTCGGCATCGCGTCGAGTCTCGTCATGCCGGGCGAATCGCTCTGGCGCCGGGCGGCGTACGAGATGCAGACCCCGCTGGCCGGGTCGCTCTCGTTCTCGCCGTTCGCCAACGTGTCCATACCGAGCCTGGTAGCCGTGGCCTACGCGGGCATCTACCTGGCCGTCGCGCTCGGAATCGCGATATACCATTTCCAGCGGCGCGACCTGTGA